The nucleotide window CCAATGTTCTTATGGGGCGGTGGTGATGCGTATTTTAGCAAGCCGCTTGATTTACGAAAATTCGGTCGGATCATGGAAGATTATCTGCTTTAATTAGGCAGACCAATCGTTTGAAAGGAATAATATGGTGGGCAAAATATATATCACGCATTGCTCTTGGAAGAAGGATGACGCACTGCAAGGTACCAACAAAAAGGTCACCCCGGATAGGCTTTATACCGCAGCGTTTATCCAACGCTTTGTCAGCAGATGCAAGCAATGCCACGCCAATTGGGCGATCTTCTCGGATAAATATGGTATTGTATTACCAAGCGATGTTATCCCTTGGTATGACATGTCTCCTTCAGCAGTCACAGAAAACGAATATCAAGTATTACTGAAGAATTTTGGTGAAAAATTGATTGGATATGATGAAATCTGGTTCTACCATCTGCCTACAAGATTTCATCGGCTATATAAAAAGCTGGTCCAAGATGCAAGGAAACAAGGAATGCTGATCAATCTTTTCTCTCATGTAGCTGAGATAAGGTGATGAGATGAATGATAACTGTGAATGGCTACATCGAATATTTGAACCACTTCCTATGTATAGGTATCCTTATCGGCAGGATTGCATTCCCCCGAATGGGATTTATTTCATGTACGAGGTTTGTGAGGCACATAGTACACAAGGAAACAAGCTGCGAATCACCCGAGTAGGTAGCCATACAGGGCAAGGGAACTTACCCAAACGGTTAGGGCAACACTTTTCGCCATCCGATAAGTGGATGAATTTCCGCAATGACCAACCGAAAGCTTCTGACCGTAGCATTTTCCGGAAACATATCGGTAGAGCAATATTAAATCGCTCTGGCGATCCATATATTGGAGTCTGGGAAATTGACTTTATTAAGAAAAATAATCGAATGGAGAAAAAACACCTTCGGGATATTGATAAGGAGATCTCCCTGGAAAAACAGATAACCGAGTGGATACGCAACGATATAAGCTATAAATTTATCCTAGTCGATGATAAAAATAAAAGATGCCGATTGGAAGGGCATTGCATCAGCACGATCGCTTATTGTAAAAGATGCCATTTATCCAAGACATGGCTGGGAAGTGATTGTACCAATCGGGTCGTAAGTGAAGCTGGGATTTGGAACGACAAGCATGTAAGCGGTCCAGGGATCTATACATCCGATAAAAAAGCAATTGAGGAGGCTGTTGCAAAAACACTTGAATGGTTGAAAAGATGTGAGTAGGAACTGGGTTCACAAACATATATGTGATTTCTTATTAATTCCGATTAATTAGGTAAACCACGAAAATGCTAATCCCCGGTAAAAAGATAAACAGTGGCACCTGGTTGAATCAGCCGCACTGGAGCAGCACCTTGTTATTATTGTGAACGACTGAAGAATTCGTGTGACTATATTAGATTTCCTGGAGCGAAATGATTTTATGTACGAGAGGCAATTGCGGCAAATATGGGAGAAGACGCAGGGTCACTGTCACTTCTGTGGGGATCCTGTGGAATTCGAAAAACGTGGATGGCATGATGGAGATTTATCAGGATACTGGGAAGTCGACCACGTCATCCAGCGCGATAAAGGTGGAAAAAATTCTGTAGACAATTACCTACCTGCCTGTACAAGATGCAATCGTCTCAGGTGGCATCGGACAGGTGAGAAAATTAGAGAATTACTGCTATTAGGATTGATTGCCCAGGATGAAGTCAATAAAGGCACAAGTATAGGCATATCTTTAATAAAATTGAGGGAGAAGCGGTTAATCAACAATAAAAAAAGACGTAAAGTACTACAATAATTTACATGACCGGTTCGGTATATGCATTCTCCAAAAGATCCAGCAATAACCAATTATTGTGTTAGTTTGCTCAACCGCTGCGAATATAGACAAATCATAGCATATCCCTCATGAAGAAAAATGATTAAAGACCATAATAGAGCAATTAAGTCGTCCATATAATCAAAGCAATATTGTTGAATCTGTATAAATTCACAGAGGCAAAATGAGTCCTAATGAAATACTATTCCATGTAAATGGTCAATTTAAAAGTCCCGACGAGATAAGAGAAAGAATTAATAAATTTGGGAATAGTTATAGTAATACGATTTATGAAACAATCCATAATTCCAAGGTTCTGGATAGCGATGGACAAATATTCTATAAATGGCCATCTCGTCTATTATCAAATTTTGGAATGACCAGAAGAGGACCATTTCATGAGAACTCAGCTGAGATATTACATAGCTGTTGGATTGCAATTGGAGCTCGATTGATAGAAATAAACAATGCAGTACGGAAAAGTGGATTATCCCGAGACAGGTATATCATAGAACTAAGTGATCGAGAGCGGAACGGCGTAATCGCGGAAATCTGGCAAATCACAAAAGAACTTTTACAGTACACAATGGGGGATACTTGTTACGGTCTCGTTGGAGCCAGTAAAATACTTTTTTCGGTTTTACCTGAAATTGTATTACCCGTGGATAATGCTCAATGGTTGCACGTTTTTAAAACCGTTGATCTTGGAGATGTTATTTATTATATGGCTTCTGATATTAAAAAGTGGGAAGGAATCACTGGTGTACAACTTAATCGTTTGGATCGCACAGAGAGATTAACTACAATTCCGTCTGTTTACAATGTTATGGCAATGCTCGCAAGACCAAAAAAGTCTGAGATTTAAGATATCGAATATACGATTGTACGCAGCTGACAGAGTTTAGTACTGATGCGGATAAGCATGGCTCTTAGAAGAGCAGAAATGTGAGGTTATTATGCTTGATGGTGTTCATAAACTGATCGACTCGGCGGTAGTCGAGCCGGCTAATTTTCCTCCCACGCTGATATTCAACGAGGGGTGGTTACTGAGACTAGTGCTTGATTGGTACTCGAGAAACTATAACATGGACCAGCCATTATTATTACAGCCAAAGTCTACCTGGTTTTCAGAGGCTTTGCTGCCCTCTCCATTCAGACCCCGCTACCGTGGCGATACGAGAGCAGAAGCCCGTACCCATGCAGATGGGATTCTAGGTCACATTTCTATTGGAGGAAGTGCCAAAGCTGATGCTATGCTACTGGCTGATGCGACGCAACTTATTGTTCTTGAGGCTAAGATCTACAGCCCATTATCAGGTGGAACCCGGAATGCACCAAATTATAACCAGGCAGCTAGAAATGTAGCTTGTATAACCGAACTTCTACAAAGGGCTAATCGTCCACCATCAATCATGACGAGCCTTGCATTTTTAGTTGTGGCTCCTGAGAAACAAACCAATGCTGGCATATTTACTCAGATGCTGAACAAAGATGCCATCAAAAAAGCAGTACAGGCACGTGCGAAATCCTTCTCAAATGAACTAGGTGATTGGGTCGATATCTGGTTTTCACCAACCATCGAAATAATTCATATTGAGGCAGTTTCCTGGGAATCCCTAATTGGCTATATTGAAACAATCGATCGACGGTCTTACCAGTCATTAACAATGTTCTACCATCGGTGCTTGGCTCATAACGGACCGAGACAAAAGATAGTCACATCGTAGCTGCTCAGGCATAGAAACAATCGCACATTTCCTTCAGACACGGTTTTCCTCACCCGCTTGAGCGGTTACCATAATAGTATCTTCTGATTTGTTTAGCTATGACATTTTTACCAGGAGGACAAGATAGGATGGATAAAATTACCAAAAATTTGCCAGGGAAAGAAGAAGAAACAATTATCGAGTCCGAAATTTCGTCTATGCAAGATCAGACCTTTAACGTTGAGTACGGTAACATATTACAAACTACATCTTCAAAATACAGCTCTTCCGTATTCGCAGAGGACGATACATCTGTTATAAAGGCAGATAAGTGGGATTGTTTGTTTGCCGCTTCAGTCGGTGTGCTCACAGGAATGATGGATGTTTTTTGGGTAGGCGAATTATCTTTACTTAATGCTCAGTCTTGGGGACAGACACAGGTGAACCAGTTTGTAGTAAAAGTGGCCCAACACGAAGGTTATAACAAGGACGGACTTGAGGACGCGATAAGATATCTAGAAGAGAAATACCCTAACCCTTCAGATAAATTGACCTCAGATTTGGGCGGTACGCTGCAGCACCACTTGCGCGACTTTTCTCATCATACATCTCCTTTTGGCTTGATATGCTCAATAATAACGCAGTTCACAGGTGAAGGTTATGGCACTGATACCAATGGCGACTTACTGCATCTAGTGATTCCAGCTTCAGACTCTATTGGCAATACCTTTGAAGATAAGGTCTTTTTTGGTGTTGTAAACTGGTTTTTTCACCTTGTTAGTGACATGGCAGGATCTAGCCAATCATCGGGAATAGGGACGGGTATTCCTGGGCCGGTTTTATCAATGCTAAAGGAAGCCTCTACCTTGCCTTTGATTAAAAAAATTATGATCAATTACAAGGACGAAAGAATTGAATTTTCAAAATGGATATCAAAACTATTCAATGGGACAGCTATTCCACATGAAGGCCTAAATGATTTAGTCAGGATCGACCTGCGGACAGAGATAGGCATCGGCAAACATCTGATCAAGCAGACTGTGCCTGTCATAATAAATTATTGTTTAGTACATGGTTTTTACTTCATCAAAAGGCTGCTATTGGAAATTAAGAATAAAGATATCAAGTCTATTAGAGAAATCAATAGGCTGGAGCAGCGCAACTTCCTGCCTCGTCATAACAGATGTATAGCCCGATTGGTCACCATCTCTAGTGGGACGTTTACAATTATTGATATATCCGATGCATTAATCAGATCGTACATAAATCATCCTCAGGATAAAGCCGCCTTTACGAAGGGCGTAATTCTACGTATCAATTTCCCGGGCATTGCTAATTTTTTAGTTGCCATCAAGAATGATGCAAGTTACATTGCTGCGGATGTAAAGGATGCCTTCCAGATAAAAGCACAAAAGGTGCTAGATAGCCGAGAAGCAACGATCGAGAGCTGCTCTATAGAAGTGGAGGTAGCTATGGATAATAGCGATCTGTATCAATATACGTTTGATTCACTACTTAAGCAGATAAAAGAAAGTAAAGATGCATTGTCTAGACGCTATGACAGGGAAAAAACTGCGCTTGCACCGATTTTTGACCTTGGTGATAGCGATTACAGTCTGTATGAATCTATAGTATCTGTTAATGAGGGTAGAGCGGTCTATGCAGTAGAAGAATTACTAATTAATTTGTTTGAGGAAAACAACATACCGTACGACACTTACCCTGTTGACCCCAAGTTTTCCAAAATGATTCGGGGTGAGCCGTGGAAGTTCTCACCGTTTTCTTTTGTCATGATGGAAGATGGCCGGAAAGTAGGCTATTATTTTCCAAGCAGATCAAATTATGTATCAAAGAACCTTGAAAAATATGATGTTGATTGCGTGAAAGTTGTAAAAATGTATAACCCAGATGAGCTAGCTTATCAAGACATCATCAGCGTGCCGAATCAAATCAAGGAAAAACGTGGAAGTTCTATACGTTTATGTACGCTAAAAGACATTTTTGATTCGTACTTTGGACCCGAAGAGTTTTCTGCGTTTATGGACTATGTAAATGAATTTAACGAACGCGCTAGGTGCCTAATAGGCTACAACACTGTTATCACGCCGACCGATGACGCAATCGAACATTTCAAGGAAAGCGTGTCAGATATGCTGTGCAAATACCCTTATCGGGATTTTATACCGGAAGATATCTTTGAAAGCCAGGTTGAAATCCTATATAACAACTACATTAGTCGAGGACTTTATAAGGCGATGACAGGTGATGCATCATTTGCCGATAGTTTCATTAGTTCAGAGTGGCTATACAGATTGAATCAAGTGACGAATAGTCTTGACCAGACAGGAATCGTGTCTGGATACTTAAAATCGGTGGAACAGCTCCTGTTCACTGTTATTCAGTTTTCCAAGGATCAGGGAAAGAAGATTAGAACACGGGATAATACAATTGCCGAGTACACAACTGATAACGAGGAACGCATTGATACGACGCTTGGATCTCTTAATGCTTTCATTGAATCTAACAGCGGGATTTTCAATGTCTCGAATTTTGTAAAGCGGCATATAGTTAAAACTATCGATGATTGGCGCGATAAACACAGAAATGGCTATTTCCATAAAGAAAATCTTCACAATGCTGAAAAGGTTGTAGAAATTCGCCAGGAGGCAATCAGCCTATATTTTCTCATCCTTGGAGGGTGCGATGTTCACGACGATCAGTTCTGGCAGCTTGGTATTGCTGCCCAAGAGTCTCATAAATTAGAAAGTAATATCAAAGAATTCCAGTATCAGGAGTTTGAAAAATGGCTGAACCCGATACTAAAGCATATGTCGACTAAGGGTGCTGTAGCGATAAGTTTTAACCTATACGAGGATGAAAGTAATCGTTGGTCTTTGCAATTAACGACAACAAGCAGATTTGATGAAAACGACAACAAGTGGACCTGGGATGAAGTGTTTTCATCAGGGCGCGATTATTACTCCTGGCAGTTCGATTGTACCTGGGAAGAAGCATTGGCTCAGTCTGTTGAGGGAGTTAAGAAATACTTAGAAGGTGGCACCTATTCTGATAAACTCAAAAAATACAGTGCAGTAGGGATTTCCCATAGAGATTGTGTGAAAGTTGTCAACAAGGAATAATTGCACAACATTACGCTAATTTTTGATTAACCTATAATCGGGGTATACACTCCATCTGTCATGCCCGAAGTTTATCACTCATGGTGATTTACATAAAAGGTAACTGCTCAGCTCATGATACTGGCTGAGTAGTTACATCTCAACATAGATTTTGAGTTAAATTTATACCAGAGGGTCGAGCCTAGGACGAAGAGAAATTTTGCAGAAAAGGGCTCTCAAGAGCGGTCAGTGGTTATGATCTGTAAACTAAATTTATGCTAGGTTTATAATAATCAGAAAGATGCTTCTAGAGGCGGTAAAGGAGAAAGCTATGCGTGCATCATTCGTCGAGACACTCATGGATCACATCATGGAAGCAGCGATGATCCCCAAAGCACAGATTGAGCGAGCAGTAGGTCCCATTCTGAGTATGTTCTTAGAGGATGTTCTGATTGAAACCCTTAAGGATGATCCGGATTTGTCTGGACCTGTTGCCATGATTTGCCCAGAGTTCCCACTCAAAAAATCAGGTAACAGGCAATCCACTAATATTGATTGGCTTATGTACAACACAGTACGCAGACAACTCCTCTTCGTCGAGCTGAAAACATCTGACACCTCTGTTGATGCAGACCAGAACGCGATTTATCACAATAAACAAAGGGCTATCAGAAGTGAGGGTGGCTCATTCCTTATCGAAGACTTGGAACAGTTGAAAGGTGCATCTAAAGAGTATGGGAAGTACCAGTACATATTAGAAAAGGTGTCACAATACAAGGATAAAATTTCCGAATGTCACGATGTAAAAATCATCTATCTGGTTCCCAAGTGTGTAGAGTGTAATGTACAAGGGCACGCGGACAAGGTTCTCACATTCGGGATGTTATCAAATACCATCACAGGTTCTTTTGCAAAGGAGTGGACCATCATCCGAAGTCATCTTTGTTCGCTTGATGACTCCTCCCAGCGTGTGCGTAATCGCCAATCTGCACATGTACCGAAGACGGATCGGGCTGTGAACTTCGCAGATCGTACTGATTTTAAATCGATTGTCGAGTTGTGCGAGAAAATGGGCGATGATGTTATTGTGGGGTTCTTAGGCGGAAATAACGAACTTGCCAGCAGAGATATTTCTTCGCTTGAGGGTAGAATGTATAAGTGGGATCATGCTATTGGTGGTACCGGAATCAAGGATTCACGAAACTGGATACGTGGGTCCGTTTTTTCCAGAATCATCAATGAAAAAAGCAAACTTACGAAGTAAGTATAAAACTGGGTCTTCGCTAAGAAAATAGCCGAGGATAAGCAGTCTAACTGGTTGTAGAGATTGATGCAGAAGGCATAGGGATCGATGACCACCAAGCCATATGTATTAGGCTCGACAACTGGAAAAAGCTCGGCTGGTCCGATCGTCTTACCGAACTCGATAAGGTTATTGGCAATCTTGTCTAATTGATCTCGAGACATGTCCTTACGATTACATTCCGGATTCCATAATATGACATATTTATCGCTTGCATGCCAGTAGTAACAATCTGGTTATACTGTATCGCGAATTATGCGTCTTTGCCTTCCATAATGCCGGATGAAGATTGAGCTTAGTAAGTCCTCGTAGCGTTGTTTTTCCGTGCATCCAGGCTCACGAAGATTCCTGGGTTTCTGTCGAGAGAAGCCGATATCCTCCGAGGCAACCAGTAGTAGGCACATCTACTCACAGGTAATCACGAAAATTTTGTTCCCTTTTTTTCACTACTCGCTCTACCAGGTTAGTTGCTTTCGCCCTTCATTTTGATTTTAACTGTAACAAATCCTTCGCCCAACTTTACTAATTATCCAACCACAAATTTTCTACATTAGAATTTTAGCTACCCCTTTTTTGTTAACCTCATGTGCTCTATAATCTGAGAGGAAAACGTTTACGATTGCTTGTTTTTCTCAATTCCTTATAACTCGTTCATATCGTTGATATACTATTACGGGATCTAGATTTCCCAGTAAAATAACTACTATGAGACCAGTACCAATTGAAATCTGGAGAGATTGCAAAAAGTGAAAGGATATACTGTAGTCGAGATGTTCGCTGGGGTAGGGGGAATGACACATGGCTTCCTCTTGGAAGGTTTTCCCGTTGTGGCAGGTTTCGATTCAGACGAGAATTGTAAATACCCTTATGAGGCTAATAACCCCGGTTCTAGATTCAATTTGAAGAAGATTGAAGAAACAACCCCCAATGAGATACTGAATCTATTTCCCGAAAATCATAACAAAATTTTCGTCGGGTGTGCTCCTTGTCAACCTTATTCGTCTTATACCAAGAAGAAAAATAGTCCAGGAGAGAAATGGAAATTGATTGATCTATTTGGAGATTTAATCTGCAGTATTAAACCCGAGGTCGTATCGATGGAGAACGTCCCCGATTTAGTGCGCTACGAAAAAGGAAGAGTTTACGATGCATTCGTGACAAAATTGAAGCAAGTTGGTTATTATATTTCGGAATATCCCGAGGTATTCTGCCCTCAGTATGGGATCCCTCAAATACGCACTCGCCTCATTTTTTTTGCATCTAAATTTGGAAAAGTGAATCTCGAAGATCCTCAATATCCTTCCGATAAATATAAGACAGTCAGGGATACGATTTATCATCTTGAGCACATTGAAGCTGGAGAGATCAGTAAAGTGGATCCGATCCACAGGTCGAGTAGATTATCTGAAATCAATCTGCGCCGGATCAGATCTTCTTACCCAGGGGGAACCTGGAGGGATTGGAGGGAAGATCTGATTGCTGCTTGCCACAAGAAAGCATCTGGAGCATCGTATAGAAGCGTTTATGGTCGGATGTCTTGGGATCAACCTTCTCCGACGATCACCACAGAATGCCACGGGTATGGAAATGGTAGGTTCGGTCACCCCGAACAAAATAGAGCGATTTCACTTAGAGAAGCAGCCCTATTACAGACTTTTCCAGCCGATTACAAATTCGTAGAACCTGGAAAACCTGTTTATTTCGATGCAGTTGCAAGACTGATTGGGAATGCGGTACCTGTAGATCTGGGTAGGGTTATTGCACGAAGTATAAGGCGCCACTTGGAGAAATATGATGGATGAATCTAGCACCCACAAATATGAGATGACGATAACCCTAGATGCCCTCGAACATCTGGGTGTAGGACTATATAGTAACGTGCCTGCTGTCCTATCAGAAGTAGTAGCCAATTCCTACGATGCTGATGCATCCAGAGTAGATATCGAAATCGATTCGTCAAAAGGCGAGATCGCCATCCTCGATGATGGCCACGGGATGTCATCGGAAGAATTGAACTCTAGATATTTGACTGTTGGTTATCTCAGGAGAAAGCACGAACCTATCGTCACTCCAAAGTATGGTCGTAAGGTCATGGGAAGGAAAGGAATTGGAAAACTATCGGTTTTCTCTATAGCGAATACGGTCGAAGTCCAGAGTGTCAAAGATGGGGATAGAAGCGGATTCATCATGGATGTCGACGATATGGAGAAGCAGCTCACAGGAGGTAATAAATATTATCCAGAACCGTTAGAACCAGGTCTAATTGTTATCGAAACTGGAACGAAGATTGTCTTGCGGAATCTCAAGAAGAACATTAGTGCATTAGAAACATCGATGAGGAGAAGACTCGCTCGTAGATTTAGCATCATCGGCCTTCAGTACCATTTCGAAGTGTTCGTCGATGGCGAATCAATATCGGCGAAAGATAGA belongs to Anaerolineales bacterium and includes:
- a CDS encoding DNA (cytosine-5-)-methyltransferase is translated as MFAGVGGMTHGFLLEGFPVVAGFDSDENCKYPYEANNPGSRFNLKKIEETTPNEILNLFPENHNKIFVGCAPCQPYSSYTKKKNSPGEKWKLIDLFGDLICSIKPEVVSMENVPDLVRYEKGRVYDAFVTKLKQVGYYISEYPEVFCPQYGIPQIRTRLIFFASKFGKVNLEDPQYPSDKYKTVRDTIYHLEHIEAGEISKVDPIHRSSRLSEINLRRIRSSYPGGTWRDWREDLIAACHKKASGASYRSVYGRMSWDQPSPTITTECHGYGNGRFGHPEQNRAISLREAALLQTFPADYKFVEPGKPVYFDAVARLIGNAVPVDLGRVIARSIRRHLEKYDG